ATAGACATTCTTAACAATATTATGATAACATCCTTCAATTGTTTATCGTAAtagtcaaattttttttttttttaaatagattatcTTTTATGGATAAATTCGTAAACTCAACTActgaattatgaaataaatattaatggcAAATATACTAGTTGTTATTATTGCTTCCAAATCTATAACATTGTATGACACAAAAAATCATAGTTTAAACGAAATCTGGATTCTTTTTGGAGTTTGTAATGATAAAGTGATCTTCCCCGTAGTCGTAATCTTCATACTTTAGTCCATGAACATACGCGAAGTTTCCGAAGTATAAACAATTttcgtaatttaattttacgaaTTCTGAAAATTAGACCAATTAATTAGTGAGGAGTAATATTGCATATCATTATTAATGATAACTATTTTATTGTACCGACAAATTTGGTGATGCAACAAATAGGAAAAcaaatcgacaccaacaatttatactacgccaactcaaattttcgataagttggttttcttaatgcaacttgaataaatgtgtttttttttttttgtaataataaaaattgtgaaattacaatgaataaattaactattaaagataccaaatttcaattaagtttcttaattaatataagaggtatcacgtttttcccttttataagcctctattgtaaagttcacttttataagttagtataaattgctggtgtctaAATATGTCATACTTCCAGATATCTAATTAAACCTATAGACAATTACTCCAAACAGCCTAACTATCTCGTTACTAACCTGTGCCGTGAATACAATTATACAAATCCATAATACAAACGTTGTCAAATATATACGTCTCGTTTGTCTGAAAGTCGAACGCGCACAACTTGTGGAAATATGTTGGACAAATACCGCACCTGTTGGAAACAGTGTAAGTATATGCACGAGTCttacaagtattatttttaaagaagaaaCTATCTTTTGTTAAATGCAGGAAAATGTGATAAAATCCTGTCTTATATTGTAAAGGAGGTattaggccgataaacataattaaatgaatataaatagtatcaagacaattttcCAGCTGTATCCAGCTTAGAAGAACTCATTCGCTGTGTGTACGGAGACATCAGTCGTATACCGCACCAGCAGGATTCTTGGGTGTATGAGCGGGCCATTTTGACGCCCAAAAATGATCAGGCTGCAGCAATTAACGAATGCATTCTCTCGGAAATTGAGGGGAATGAAGTGGTCTACACCTCTATAAacactttaactgaggtagggcacagcaggaattttctgctcaaaatctggagcagcccgactggggtaatacctcgaccttacagaagatcacagctaaataatactgctttcaaacagtattgtgttcctgttggtgagtaaggcgaccagagctcctggattggggattggatcggcaacgcgcttgcgatgcttctggttttgcaagcgtctataagctacggtaatctcttaccatcaggtgagctgtacgcttgtttgccgacatagtgacataaaaatagtaataattatgtggtgtcatgggacaccaggtaggaacgaagttccttcggatagtatagaagcaacacaatttgaaaaaaaaaatgttgaaatttatatatattttctagttcttgatttttttcaattttgttgtttggtttttaattaagtaggtacataaaagtatttaggaaatttagtattttagaaaataacaaataccgtaaaataaaataaatcaaacaaaataataataataataattcaaactattaagtgaaataaaaaaacatgtctttatttatttttgtcgacagtataaaattacataaataatttaaaaaagtttactagtaatattttagttttacaaacgtcatattatacagtcatgtgactgatattacgtcacttccgttatatatttttcttacggttttagtatcacatttttttcagttcagtcgcccagccaaatgtcaagcctgccgtacgtaaggaacttcgttccaaaagcTGTAGTTAACGACACCGGTACGAGTCCACCAATCGCACACGAGTAACTTTTTGGCCCAAATTTTCGCCTGAGGCAGGATTTGGCTGGCTCACCAGGGTTCAGCCTTTGCGATGAGCGCTACCGATTTTCGTACATGATCAACTTCTCATCACATGTAATGATTCGATTTAAAATCCCTTCATTATTGTGCCGGTTGAGTAATGTAACGCAGCAGTCTAAGCGCGTTTGTCGGTTTGCTAAACTCAATTCATGAGGTACCCACCTTGCAAGCTTTTTTATCTTCCCAAATTGCTTCAAGTGAATTAAAACAGTTGTATCACTAACACCGCAGCCTGCAGTTAACTCGGACGTGGCTTGTAATGGATCCGCTTCCACAATAGCCTTCAACTCTTCACTATCAACTTTGGTCTCCGGCTTGTTCTGCAGATCGAAATTTCCAGAACGAAAACGTTGTAACCAAAAACGCACTGCTTTTTTTTTGCGACACCACAGCCATACACATCATTAACCCTTCGAGCCGTTTCTGTAGCACTGGGTGCCACGGTGTAACTTGTACTCGTAAATGACATGATATTTCAAGTTTTCCATTTTGTAAACTGAGTGACGCAAAGAAGGAAAATCAAATGAATTACGGTTTTCGAAACACAAATGCATGAGCAAATAGCTGTATTTTGAACTTGGAATTCTTCACCAAGGAGGAAGTATTTGAAATCAAAGTGGTCAAAACGCCACTTTCATACGTAAGGACCTAATATTTCTGAAATcggattatttataattttgagcaagatatttcctgctatgctctACCTTAAGACTATATGATCTCGGTGAATCTCATTCGATCGAATAGATCGataaatttagacaaaaaaaaaacagcaacaattttttaatagtttaattaaGATAATGgttatttttgtacattacaAAACACTTGtcttcaattttattcattgaaaaacttaaaagtacttggaagtatttttaaaatcatttaccAGAGTAAGAAATAATGTACTGTAACCTTCTCCTAGAAGGACAACTTTTACCTGCGGCCTTCAGTGGGTGGTTTTTTAAATTCGATGCCGGGACCATCATCATAGTGTAGTGTTCGATGTAAACCTTAAACATGAGGAAATATAGTCCAATGGGTATTTAGATGACAAAAACAAATCACAACGCTTGCTATGACGGAAATATGTAACATGGACTCGACCAAAGTTATAAATCAAGAacagaattatataaatatatatatatatataaagatagattattatattttaaattatattaaagtttcatagataattaaatttcaagtcgaAATGTTAAGAATACCTAACAAACTAGATTGTTAAAAGTTGTACTCCGATGAACagtttgttaaataattaaactgtCCCTGAATGTAGTGGGGTAGCTAACCGTTGACTAAACGGAAAATGCTCTCAAGGGAGCCTCATGCGAGTTCCTTATTAGTACCTACTGACTTAAGGTCAATCGGCATGATCTACGAAAAAGCAGTGTtagtttattacattattaatgttattaatttcacAAAGACCACGAACGAAGCTCTTGAAATCTGATGGATCCAACTTCATGAACTACGACAAAATAGTTTCGATATTCGTTTTATCCTATAGTTAAggtataaatctatatattaatacgtgaaacaaaagctttgtacccctttttacgcaaattgcgcggacggtggagtgtgaaatttcgcacacttatagtttgtatagagaaggagtgcggaatactaatatattttaaaaattatgcatgaataaataattgtgtttgctggcaaacgaaaaacaagccgacttcaattacatcgacaagtaatacaacgtaggtagatgaaaaaatggtcaagtaaatacgtattatcaaagattactccaaaagttgtaatcagatatcgatgaaatttaaatgtgaccatatgattaACATCGGTTTtcgaatacattaaaaattatcaaaatcggtacatccagtaaaaagttatgtggtataatacaacgtaggtcgacgaaaaaagcgtcaagtaaaaacgcattattagatataactcgaaaagtagttgttagatctcaaataaatttaaatgggaccaattaacacacaccacctttcgattaaaaaaaaattgtcgaaatcggtcaacccggtCAAActttctgatgtaacatacttagaagaaaaaaaatacagtcgaattgagaacctcctcctttttttggaagtcggttaaaaagccggCTGGAACCTAtctaatatcttcgaaaatattcatttaaatcatatgctgtaaagggccatatagatctatattaaatcaataatgtatttatggtatttaattagataaggattaatgctgtattagttaaaatcgctttgaaaattagccattatttgtcgtaaaaagtaaatgacaaaaaaaatgttactgtgggatatccataagagatagacatataccatagcggagttttctgtagaccttttcaatgtggacaatacttagtacattattttgataaatctcgtagggttcaggctgcgtttgcaatgtaagcggaaaaaatgtaattgtttacgacatcacattagaaacctcaaaaataacagtatttctccaatatttaattagatgttattatacatataaaccttcctcttcaatcactctatctattaaaaaaaatatttgtaacaatgttaataacatatatggcaaaacaacgattCCGGGGTCATCTAGTATTACtactaaatacttatatttcaatatttgatTTTGCTAAATAAAACACGAGAGATCATGTAGAAAAGATATACATGGGATAAATAATAGACAAAccaagtatttaatattatttaagaagtaaatattgaataaaatacaaaacaaaatatcttaCCAAATATAGAAAACAATACGAACAAGTTAATAAACATGactgcaataaaatataatcctGACTAACTTCCTTATCGTTTAATTAAGTTTGTTACTTACGTATCACATTGGTAgacgtaaaaaattattgttattttatcttCTAAAAATATTCTCCTTACACAATTTaaagtaaatgttaaaaattaacgTTATTAAAATTGCACATAACAAATTCAAGAAATATAATTGCTACATATATGTCATCTATTAGGTACCTTAAATATGAATATGTAAAAAGatgttgatattttttgtcTGATGAAAGCGAATGCTAATCTAATTCTGAAAATGTTTTAACAATTGATGGGATTTACTATATACCATTCCAGCCATTCCCTAATAGTAGacgtaactaatttttttttaaactataagcCCACTCTTCCAGAAATCTGAATACGCTGTATTCGGATAGACTTTTGATGACcataaaaagatttataaattttgttgacTTGAATACCGTTCACAATGTTGCCTAATCTTTCCTTGCGCCTTGTGCCTCCCTATACCTCTCCGGGCTCTTAGAGTTAACCTTGTTACTTTTAACGGACTTCagaaaaaggagtaggttctcaattcgaatgtatttttttttaatgtatgttacctcagaattttttactgggtgcaccgattttgatgtttcttaaataaatcaaaagctagtaGGTACTTGTCACATGGTCCCATTTCATTATatcgagatataatgagtatgtactttttgagtaatatttgatgacgcgtatttacgtGACGGTGCGGGGACGTGCCTGTGGTCGTTTTCAATACTTTGTCACAGCGCCATATATCGTAAtgtgataagtactttttgagtgatctttgatgacgcgtaggTATATATGAGACGTTGCATATTTTGTCGGAATGCCATTTATAAATCAGAATTCAGTAAAGCTACTTCGATGAATATCGATCAAATGATGTTACATGGCCACACCTACTATAACGTAATGTGCTGTGTTATCCACTAGAGTAGCAGTTTAgtctgtataaataattttgatgattcttgttctTAATCGAAACCTgttgcttgtcttgtggtcgcatttaaatttgatcgagatctgatgactacttttgagtaatctttgataaaacgtatttacttgactatttttcgtctaacctacgttgtattaggtaCTTGTTGATGGAatcgaagtcgtttttttttcgtttgcgaacaaacataattattagcaccctaattaaatattttctgttttatttaatttagtctttaaATTGTAAGTAGAATTAGTTACGTATCTCACTAATATAACAATCATTTATTACAATTGCAAATTTACTTTAACATAACATTATTACTGGCATTAAACATGGATAAGTACCAATATTTGCGTAACTATTCGTCTTATAGTTACAGATACAAGGAAGAAGGTAAATAATGTGGCGAAACGTGAGATGCATGTAGCGACAGAATATGCCATTTATGAGTCATGATTAGCTACAGCATGGAAGAAACTGCCGAGAAGTTTTGTTCTTTCTGTTTagatataaactagctgtgcccgcgacttcgtccgcgtggaatattgACTTTGGACAACATTTtatggatatatcttttggtttattttggacatcagagctctaatattttgtctcttgtCGGAAATTTATGAAACATTCACATAAACCTtacatatttccatacaaactttcatcctCTATTCCCTATTGTTGTTTTACACCCTAGAGCGTAAGACTTTTACAGAAtttgaatgtcatatttatttatatcgaattaacagcctaaaaaataagtttcaagcttCTAGCTCTAAAAATGATGATACTTCCATACAACTTTTTATCCCCACATTTCAACCCCTTACACCCCTTTTTCGtattaaaaagtagcctacgtcCTTTCTAAGACTCgactatctgtgtaccaaatttcatttaaatcggttcagtagttttggcgtgaaagcgcgacagacagacagacagacagagggagttactttcgcgtttataatattagtaaggatgTAGGtacgttttataatatttcagtaGCTTAGTAGAATCCCAACGTATCATAAAATgtaatgtgtagatatttgtatgtaagtttattataatataactgcaccacctaccctatcttcaaataaataatactcaatcctatttcgggttgtctggaagaaatggctaactccCCATAAGACCACCTCTTGTACTCCACATTCAtaagttgtattattattattttgtatttgcatattgtggtgtacaataaaaagtaagtaaataaatataataaataagtaaaacgaTATATGCGttcatagaaatatttttgaagtaaaacttctttacgcacgcttgacttggggagtatagtggtgaatgcgcgacgagagcgttacgaaaagtgtgaacgGGGGgtgcgaacggagcaagagagagaggtgtgagccagttacgtttcgtatatctaagacacagtgcaggcctattattctgcaggcctattgctaaagaagttttacttcagtcgcgtggtcTGAAGCACagtcgtttttttatatctgtattGGTTTAATAGCATTattgtttactatttttaaccgacttccaaaaaaggaggaggttctcaattcgactgtattttttttttttttatgtatgttacttcagaacttttgactgagtggagcgatttcgacaaattttcttttaatcgaaaggtagtgtgtgtcatttggtcccatttaaatttatttgagatctaacaataacttttcgagttatatctaataatgcgtttttacttgacgcttttttcgtcgatctacgttgttttataccgcataactttctactggatgtactgattttgataattctttttttgttggaaaggggatatccctagtttggtaccatgataaggaaaccaggatctgatgatgggatcctagagaaatcgagggaaactctcgaaaatccgtaatagcttttcactgggtgtaccgattttgataatttttaatttaatcgaaagctgatgtttatcatgtggtcacatatgaattttatcgagatctgataactactttttgagtaatctttgataacgcgtagttacttgactattttttcgtcgatctacgttgtattactcgtcgatgtaattgaagtcggttttttttcgtttgcgagcaaacacaattatttgtcattttttgtaaggagttatcaaaaaaaaagtgcCTACTTATTGTTCTTACACTACTTATCGTTAGACTAAATTAGTGAAGAATAAATGTGATTCAACACTTCAAAATATGATAGCTATGCTATACCTTATTTAATTAGTGATCGATATGACaaaattatctatactaatattataaagctgaacagTTTGTATGTTTAAACGCAGTAATCTAAGGACCTACTGGTTCGATATGcaacattatttttgtgttgaatatcagatttaccgaggaaggttaTTATTTCCTCAAATTAAAGCGTATAAAACTGCGGGACACAGTGAATACGAGTAAAACAGACGGTACTGACAGTACTGctgaatgtaattaaaaatgactGATGTCAAATTGTCAATTGTCCGTATTGTCTGGCcgttttatctataatattataaatggtttttaaatattacttaggTAAAAATAGGAGTcgattataaatacattaaacgtTAGATACTGCAACATCAAGGGTATGGTCAGGATGTTGCGTCATCCAACAAGCATAATAAAACCGTCATGTTGAAAATAGGTCTCGTTAACAAATAACttatacatttctttttatatcatAAGTTCTCAGTATTTTAGAATGTAATATGTTGTTTTATCTCACCTAATGTTCGCTTTTTCTTAGAATGATTAAGTAGTTCTTATAATGTTAAAGATCTGTAGTTTCTTCTTTgtattagaataattttaacatttttagtagatatatatacttacctacaatttaatgttataattttataatataaactatattataataataaacttaaacttAATTTTCTTTCAAGACGTGCATTATGTTGTTATAAGCCAACAttcagttggatggttatcccgccacaggtcggctttataagttccaaggtgatagtggaactgtgttatcccttagtcgcctcttacgacatccacgggaagagaaggggtggctacattgtttactgccgtaaccacacagcagtatGTTAATTCATTATCAGTTTATTTATACCCGTTgttgatatgaaaaaaataatgataagtaAAAGATTTTAGAAAGAAGAAACGACGAAAGACTATAGAGACTGCTTGCAGAAATTCCTTAAGCCAATTAACAATAGGTACTCGTAAGAAAGAAACATTGAATGTATTTCTTATATACTAACTTACGCTCAATGTCTTTGAAATGTacgtaaatgtttatttatagccttccttcctcaataaacacgttacgaaaaaaaaaaatgtcataatcTGTTTTGTTTGCCATAATTTGGCACATTCCAATGAAAATTACTTAGGTATTATTTTTCTGCTGTGCTTGTAATTACAATATTTcgaaatgatatatttattaaaagttcacCAAATAATTAGTATAGCACTTAcgatttaatattcattttgtaatttACGACGCGTAGACGCATTTGCGTAGCAGACACGTAGGCTGTACACTAACGTGGGTGTACAATGTACATGTCAGCAAACAACCTACAACCACATTTAGCCAATGACAGATATAGTTTTGTATTGCTtaaatgtatagattatttctTCTTTATATACCTACCAGTCTTAATTTGATAAACAGAACATAACATGTATATATTGGTTTTAATAATCCTAAAGTATGCATCTGTCTGAATATCAGGTAATTGAAagtttgtgtaaatatataaagcgttcgactcctaactgcgttccttcaaatgggaaTGGtcctaaataattgtgtttgctcgcaaacgaaaaaaaaccgacttcaattacatcgacgagtaatacaacgtagatcgacgaaaaaatagtcaagtaactacgcgttatcaaagattactcaaaaagtagttatcagatctcgataaaattcatatgtgaccacatgataaacatcagctttcgattaaattaaaaattatcaaaatcggtacacccagtgaaaagctattacggattttcgagagtttccctcgatttctctaggatcccatcatcagatcctggtttccttatcatggtaccaaactagggatatcccctttccaacaaaaaaagaattatcaaaatcagtacatccagtagaaagttatgcggtataaaacaacgtagatcgacgaaaaaagcgtcaagtaaaaacgcattattagatataactcgaaaagtagtttttaggtctcaaataaatttaaaagggaccaattggcacacaccacctttcgattaaaataaaatttgtcgaaatcggtccacatggtcaaaagttctgatgtaacacacataaaaataaaaaaataaaaataaataaaaaataaaaaaaaatacagtcgaattgagaacctcctccttttttggaagtcggttaaaaataggtaataaatgaatatttgacacttacattcttttaaattgaattttcaaaaaaatttataataaaattatgtaagtaTGTAGTTAGAAATCCGGACAAGAgacataattatttctttttacctAAAAATACATACGTGAATCAAAATCGTATCGGACTCAAAACCCTGTGGTACACCAAATAactattcttaaaatattatatatttatatgtgcgtgtgtgtgtatgtgtgattCGCGTAATACGTAAAGATCATCATCGGAGTGGCTCTATTTAATCAGttgagtatttattataaaatatattgtagttGTAACAATCCGTAAGTTTGACTATTGGCTAAAGCTCTCTCCTAAGCATTAAGACTTGATATTATCGGCCACgctacatcatcatcatcatcatttcagcctattagagtccactgctggacataggcctccacaagttcgcaccaaaaatggagtgaactcatgtgtttgctcgtagtcaccacgctgagcaggcgggtgggtgaccgcagggctggctttgtcgcgccgaagacgctgctgcccgtcttcgacctgtgtatttcaaagccagcagttggatggttatcccgccatcggtcggctttttaagttccaaggttgtagtggaactgtgttatcccttagttgcctcttacgacacccacaaaaagagaggggtggctatattcttaatgccgtaaccacaccgCTACGCTTAATCCCCTATTAATTGGAGTATCTAGATGTTTACTAGAGACAGGCTAGACTTTTAGAGAGAACAGGTTCCACAATATTTTTGATTGCCAAGCACGAAACAATTTTACTGTTTAAATTGCAATGAATTCTTTTATAGATTCACCACAATAGTCAGagtaagttataattttattaccagGATTGGTACGTTTTTTGAATGCTTATCTCTTAATGGTTGTGTATGTTGATTACAagaatagatttatttatatattcatttaataagaACCATGAAGAgaattacatgtttaaaaaattacattcatttatatgccaaggtattaaatatacataatataattcctcttaaagatagttacagcatgcgctttaCCTATTCTAAAAATTTTGACCGTTCaggatttaaacaaaaaaataaatacaaaataaaaaactaaacaacTATTACtatcataaattaatattagtgttACATAGCTTTTGAATTGAGAAATCAAATGACTTTAACAGTTTCTTCTTAAATATTGTTAGGTTGGCTGCAAAGATGTCTaatgattcatttttatctGTAAATTCTATGTCAAGCCTACTCAGTCTAGGTGTGAGGGAATAATAACcaagttttttaaccgacttccaaaaaaggaggaggttctcaattcgactgtatttttttttattttttttatgtatgttacatcagaacttttgaccaggtagactgatttcgacaaattttgttttaatcgaaaggtggtgtgtgccaattggtcccatttaaatttatttgagatctaacaactacttttcgagttatatctaataatgcgtttttacttgacgcttttttcgtcgacttacgttgtattataccgcataactttctattgggtgtaccgattttgataattctttttttgttggaaaggagatatctcaaatttagtaccatgataaagaaaccaggatctgatgatgggatcccagagaaatcgagggaaacttttgaaaatccgcaataactttttactgggtgtaccgattttgataatttttaatttaatcgatagctgatgtttgtcatgtggtcacatataaattttattgagatctgataactactttttgagtaatctttgataacgcgtagttacttgactattttttcgtcgatctacgttgtattactcgtcgatgtaattgaagtcggtttttttttcgtttgcgagcaaacacaattatttccctttcttttataagtaaatagtgAAATGGGTAGTAGGTAGTATCctgaacaactttgagaagggtactatcgaccgataccggtctcggtatggcttggttgttaaacataactttcgttttgtccaagttcatacccAGACCGACACGTCGAGAGGGCTCGTtcaggccggccagcatttagcgtagctcatccaacgtctccgcaaagatgacgatatcgtctgccaaacgaaggtgagagatg
This is a stretch of genomic DNA from Melitaea cinxia chromosome 2, ilMelCinx1.1, whole genome shotgun sequence. It encodes these proteins:
- the LOC123665600 gene encoding uncharacterized protein LOC123665600, yielding MFINLFVLFSIFGLHRTLHYDDGPGIEFKKPPTEGRRCGICPTYFHKLCAFDFQTNETYIFDNVCIMDLYNCIHGTEFVKLNYENCLYFGNFAYVHGLKYEDYDYGEDHFIITNSKKNPDFV